In Horticoccus luteus, the following proteins share a genomic window:
- a CDS encoding immunoglobulin domain-containing protein yields MDPSFNVSIGYSGASGGVLRLLQFANGDILVAGRFTTVNGRPINALARVRPDGSVDPSFNAQLPADAIVAAIALATDGQLYVGGLFSQIGGGARQSLARLTPGGSLDLTFDAGNRPLPITTYVTRDFANLITAILPQDKRLHIAGTQLTPSTFYDDEAIFATLGPDGQLLDNTSYARSPASVYNALVLLPNGKLMLGTDSSDAKSWGDGLTTSDSSKRINLNRFKTYCSGVGLSNPGSIECILAYADGRVLAGGVFTNVVIDGYYDPSKLYNQAGVARLDPSFKFDPTFDVGGMASDRGYPSVNAMAFAPDGSIVIAGEFSSVGGLARRNLARLRSSAEAPVLLQQPQAQGTVAGNSVRLSVKAWGTPPLRYAWSKDGAPVPGETRADLGIAQATTADTGSYRATVSNAGGSVTSEAADLQIMPQSVDPFGITVQVERSLSPTVAPFVVGPGPDGSLVVACDRRILRYRADGTVDSSFATSPATFYELRTIAAVTMGDGTFWVLASYQQSIDVPFRFTLMHVMTSGEVTFHDDALAAWAQAYDLQWQPPNRMLMAVQRTTTSKPELTAVTLEGLPDPSFAPDARFADGRPYSFIVAADGSIYRLVSQPLTHTPPVALEHFDSDGRFVDSVILPVTGSTNTLGVRLPDGRVVIRSPEAPGIERFWPDGRRDETFTPPKFRSSGYATGITDVQMEADGALWAQGGFDQVDGTARRGAVRLFPDGAWDPSFNPRPWHSDWNSAGGVLLKQPTGMVALGIILAGSPTLNTQTLAYYPAQRATPGSLANLSTRGLAAQGQETLIVGFVLRPEMETMRTLVRGVGPSLQRFGVTRVVNDPRLLLFRGSDLIATNDEWQDDGPGIAALSSELGAFALDPGSHDAAMQPRLPAGAFTAHVQAGASAVALAELYRTWEGNNRLLNVSSRALVGNRDNVLIGGFVITGGPKRIMIRAVGPALEQFGLTGVLGDPRLRVMQGDRLVAENDDWDNGGNGSLIASAGARLGAFALTSGSRDAAWLGNLPSGAYTAIVSGSDGGSGVALVEIYDADP; encoded by the coding sequence ATGGACCCCTCTTTCAACGTGAGCATCGGATATTCGGGTGCGAGCGGCGGGGTCCTTCGGCTGCTTCAGTTCGCGAACGGGGACATTCTCGTTGCTGGTCGTTTCACGACGGTGAATGGGCGGCCGATCAACGCGCTCGCCCGGGTGCGGCCGGATGGGTCGGTCGACCCATCGTTCAATGCACAACTACCGGCCGATGCCATCGTCGCCGCAATCGCTCTCGCGACTGACGGGCAGCTTTACGTCGGCGGTCTGTTTAGCCAGATCGGCGGCGGCGCCCGCCAGTCGCTGGCGCGGCTGACCCCTGGCGGCAGTCTCGACCTTACCTTCGACGCGGGGAACCGCCCGCTGCCGATCACGACCTACGTGACGCGAGACTTTGCCAATCTGATCACGGCTATCCTGCCCCAGGACAAACGGCTGCATATCGCCGGCACGCAACTGACGCCCTCGACGTTCTACGACGACGAGGCCATTTTCGCGACGTTAGGACCGGACGGACAACTTCTGGACAACACGTCGTATGCTCGGTCGCCCGCGTCCGTTTACAACGCGCTCGTGCTGCTGCCCAACGGCAAACTCATGCTCGGAACCGATTCGAGCGATGCGAAAAGCTGGGGTGATGGTCTGACCACGTCTGATTCCTCGAAGAGAATCAACTTGAACCGCTTCAAGACATACTGCTCGGGAGTTGGCTTGTCCAATCCGGGGAGTATCGAGTGCATCCTAGCGTATGCGGACGGACGGGTGCTGGCAGGCGGCGTTTTCACGAACGTAGTGATCGACGGTTACTACGATCCTTCCAAACTCTACAATCAGGCCGGAGTCGCCCGGTTGGACCCTTCGTTCAAGTTCGATCCCACCTTCGATGTGGGCGGTATGGCGAGCGACAGAGGCTACCCCTCCGTAAATGCGATGGCGTTTGCGCCGGACGGTTCGATTGTGATCGCGGGCGAGTTTTCCAGTGTCGGTGGCCTCGCGAGGCGCAACCTGGCCCGCCTGCGCAGCTCGGCGGAGGCGCCGGTTCTGCTGCAACAGCCGCAAGCTCAAGGCACGGTCGCAGGTAACTCCGTGAGGCTATCCGTCAAGGCGTGGGGCACTCCGCCCCTCCGGTATGCGTGGAGTAAGGACGGTGCACCGGTTCCGGGCGAAACTCGCGCCGATTTGGGCATCGCTCAGGCGACCACCGCGGACACTGGCAGCTATCGGGCCACGGTGAGCAATGCCGGCGGTTCGGTGACGAGTGAGGCGGCTGATCTGCAGATTATGCCGCAATCGGTAGACCCGTTCGGCATTACCGTCCAAGTGGAACGCAGCCTCAGCCCAACGGTGGCGCCGTTCGTAGTAGGTCCCGGACCGGATGGCAGCTTGGTGGTCGCATGCGATCGGCGGATCCTGCGCTACCGCGCGGATGGGACGGTGGATTCCAGCTTTGCCACTTCACCGGCGACGTTCTATGAGTTGCGCACGATCGCTGCCGTCACCATGGGCGACGGCACGTTCTGGGTCCTCGCGTCTTACCAGCAGTCCATCGACGTGCCGTTCCGGTTCACCCTCATGCACGTGATGACCTCCGGCGAGGTGACGTTTCACGACGACGCCCTGGCGGCCTGGGCACAAGCGTATGATCTGCAGTGGCAGCCACCGAATCGTATGTTGATGGCGGTGCAACGCACGACCACGTCGAAGCCGGAACTCACCGCGGTCACGCTAGAGGGCCTGCCGGATCCTTCGTTTGCGCCGGATGCACGGTTTGCGGACGGTCGTCCTTACTCGTTTATAGTGGCGGCCGATGGATCGATCTACCGATTGGTCAGCCAGCCGCTGACCCACACGCCACCTGTCGCGCTGGAACACTTTGATTCGGATGGCCGCTTCGTAGACTCGGTCATCCTGCCGGTGACTGGATCGACTAATACGCTGGGCGTGAGACTGCCGGACGGAAGGGTGGTGATACGTAGCCCGGAGGCGCCGGGCATTGAACGATTCTGGCCCGACGGTCGCCGTGACGAAACCTTCACTCCGCCCAAATTTCGCTCTTCAGGATACGCGACTGGGATCACTGATGTGCAGATGGAGGCCGACGGGGCTCTCTGGGCGCAAGGCGGCTTCGACCAAGTTGACGGCACTGCCCGACGTGGCGCGGTCCGCCTGTTTCCGGACGGCGCTTGGGATCCCTCGTTCAATCCGCGTCCGTGGCACAGCGACTGGAATTCCGCCGGAGGAGTTTTGCTCAAACAGCCGACCGGTATGGTAGCTCTCGGTATCATTCTGGCGGGCTCACCAACGCTGAATACACAGACCCTCGCTTACTACCCTGCACAGCGGGCGACTCCCGGCTCGCTCGCCAACCTGTCGACCCGCGGCCTCGCCGCACAAGGCCAGGAGACGCTGATCGTTGGCTTTGTGCTCCGGCCGGAAATGGAGACCATGCGAACTTTGGTACGAGGAGTCGGCCCTTCGTTGCAGCGTTTCGGAGTTACAAGGGTTGTGAACGACCCGCGACTGCTTCTGTTTAGGGGAAGCGACTTGATCGCAACGAATGATGAGTGGCAGGACGATGGTCCGGGGATCGCGGCTCTGTCGTCTGAGCTTGGTGCTTTTGCGCTTGATCCGGGTAGTCACGATGCGGCCATGCAGCCGCGACTCCCCGCGGGCGCGTTCACCGCACACGTGCAAGCCGGAGCGTCGGCGGTAGCTCTCGCGGAACTCTACCGCACGTGGGAAGGCAATAACCGGTTGCTCAATGTTTCTTCCCGAGCCCTGGTGGGAAACCGCGACAATGTGCTGATCGGTGGCTTTGTCATTACCGGCGGACCTAAGCGGATAATGATACGCGCGGTCGGCCCGGCTCTGGAGCAGTTTGGCTTGACCGGAGTCCTGGGTGATCCGCGCCTGCGGGTCATGCAGGGAGATCGGCTGGTCGCCGAAAACGACGACTGGGACAACGGTGGCAACGGCTCACTGATTGCCAGTGCTGGCGCACGCCTCGGCGCCTTTGCCCTGACGTCCGGGTCGCGGGATGCTGCTTGGCTCGGCAACCTGCCCTCCGGTGCCTATACGGCAATCGTGAGCGGAAGTGACGGCGGCAGTGGAGTCGCATTAGTGGAAATTTACGACGCCGACCCGTAG
- a CDS encoding PEP-CTERM sorting domain-containing protein yields MNSIKTILLGVGAAVIFSQTPAFASPAPGAPIQTLESLFDNSGLGMSGVLDTNSIVGVGTMTYIGAPLGDGSYDFTSFDGLTLSFSFNGGVNFTEADMTTNASAVGLQIVIIGSTFQFAAAPNGISQGSAEFIHGTSDFFAVSPTGYPFYAYYVGAPTSPIYSGVYGAVNASPIPEPSSYAALLGAVALGAVVVRRRRRAVAQS; encoded by the coding sequence TTGAACTCAATTAAAACCATCCTTCTCGGCGTTGGAGCCGCGGTCATTTTTTCGCAAACGCCGGCCTTCGCGTCGCCCGCCCCTGGTGCCCCGATTCAAACCCTGGAGTCGCTATTCGACAACTCCGGCCTTGGCATGTCGGGCGTGCTCGACACCAACAGCATCGTCGGGGTCGGCACGATGACTTACATTGGGGCGCCGTTAGGCGACGGATCCTATGATTTCACGAGCTTCGATGGGTTAACGCTTTCGTTTTCCTTTAACGGCGGCGTCAATTTTACCGAGGCTGATATGACGACCAACGCGAGTGCCGTCGGCCTGCAGATCGTGATCATCGGTTCGACGTTTCAATTCGCCGCCGCCCCGAACGGTATTTCCCAGGGCTCGGCGGAGTTCATCCATGGCACGAGTGATTTCTTTGCGGTGTCTCCCACCGGATACCCTTTTTACGCCTATTATGTTGGTGCGCCGACCTCGCCGATCTATTCCGGGGTTTACGGGGCGGTGAATGCGTCGCCGATTCCTGAGCCGAGCTCGTATGCTGCGCTGCTGGGAGCGGTGGCGCTGGGGGCGGTCGTTGTGCGCCGTCGGCGGCGCGCGGTCGCGCAAAGCTGA
- a CDS encoding putative Ig domain-containing protein, which yields MKSASSLHRLSAFLFRAALPLALAFSAPALCAGTPSPITISPPTIAPLQTLNPYAQAFTATGGAAPYTWSTPIVALPAGLALNSTTGLISGTPTKAGSAVIFIRVTDVNGLSTQRGWNVAIAVGAPPVVSNPPPDNAGPPPPSSSASTPLAITPTTLPAGTVGLGYSYILNATGGTPPYTWNLQSGSFPTGLALDAAGHIGGTPASGGAWIYSYPYSVYINVTDSTGHKAAASFPIALQPSPDGSGEGGSTPPPVVTPPSATYTVTVVNGTANGTATATVSAGNTVSLAAAPAPAGQYFKQWSGPASADPFAATTTFVMPAANVTFTANYYTPPPLPAVVAGHPRLWLNQSDLPRLRSWATPSNTLYQQGLRSMLSLALHAYDLCFPNAQLASPYPDSGDINGYSGANITPSDMISEQHALTLAFFGLVDPDPAARLVYAQKARALFMYVINEAAKGHLKGAPFRDPIFSIYNRGNSSGECWPLLADWLQGVTDANGQPVAILTPQDKATIRSVFLLWADDCLNAYTTGGDHPAPIGVTNNVALLPGGNAMRIAANNYYLNHARLITMMPLALDAADDPAVDSAVPASVRGNTLRSYLLNATGAWLYQQFAMFGDPADVRAAYQLPASASVGLASGGTAVEGGLYGHSIGYIQGQLLALQTAGATDPAVFGPQISLLNSPVWDRYVHGLFATMVPQQQVNPVQSYLGPIYEIASIGDLIRLWVTPDVMTTYSLLALTEQKQGRTDHLAAARWIALNAVEGGSAGLLNRIQRPYNTIESILYFMLFDPTDPTALHPADPRLAYGANFYDPGMGRLLARTDWSPNATLFDFRSGWLSINHQNCDGGQIEFYRHGEWLTKELSNYDNYGNGQSTIWHNTLALQNWSSSATPFMQWFEQPYWNNGSQWNNHQSAGDPVTLASSGPGYAAAQTDLTNLYNHPSSNPAGNFTDIQHASRSVVWLQPDCIVIYDRATSLHAGLFKRFNLSLTAAPFIDQAQRQASVITPHGQHLFVQTLLPANATLTYVPEGGTLTNIAQLEPCNGRLVVEDTTRPTDVRFLHVLQGADAAVTSPTAASMVQSTAGTACTGAIVGASVVMFPVNLGGANVGTSYSVPATVTKHYVTGLVPGGSYSVVADSDGVTAQVALTPGGPLTADSAGVLCFDLASVMN from the coding sequence ATGAAATCAGCCTCCTCCCTTCATCGCTTAAGCGCCTTCCTGTTCCGCGCGGCCCTCCCGCTTGCGCTCGCCTTCAGCGCGCCTGCCCTTTGCGCGGGCACGCCCTCACCCATCACGATCTCGCCGCCGACGATCGCTCCGCTCCAGACACTCAATCCTTATGCGCAAGCGTTCACCGCCACCGGCGGAGCGGCGCCCTACACCTGGAGCACGCCCATTGTCGCACTGCCCGCCGGACTCGCGCTCAACTCCACTACCGGCCTAATCAGCGGCACGCCCACCAAAGCCGGCAGCGCGGTCATTTTCATCCGCGTGACCGACGTCAACGGTCTCTCCACGCAACGCGGATGGAATGTCGCCATCGCCGTTGGCGCGCCGCCTGTCGTTTCCAATCCGCCGCCCGACAATGCCGGACCGCCGCCACCTTCCTCCTCCGCCTCCACGCCGCTCGCCATCACGCCGACGACATTGCCCGCCGGCACCGTGGGCTTGGGGTATTCCTACATCCTCAATGCCACCGGCGGCACACCGCCTTACACCTGGAATCTTCAATCCGGCAGCTTCCCAACCGGCCTCGCCCTCGACGCCGCCGGGCACATCGGCGGCACCCCGGCCAGCGGCGGCGCGTGGATTTATTCTTATCCCTATTCGGTCTATATCAACGTCACCGATTCCACCGGTCACAAAGCCGCCGCCTCATTTCCAATCGCGCTGCAGCCGTCCCCTGATGGCTCCGGCGAAGGCGGCTCCACGCCGCCGCCCGTCGTCACGCCGCCGTCCGCCACCTATACGGTGACCGTCGTCAACGGCACCGCGAACGGCACGGCGACCGCCACGGTTTCCGCCGGCAACACCGTCTCCTTGGCCGCCGCGCCTGCGCCCGCCGGCCAGTATTTCAAACAATGGAGCGGCCCCGCCTCCGCCGATCCCTTCGCGGCCACCACGACGTTCGTCATGCCGGCGGCGAACGTCACCTTCACCGCGAATTACTATACCCCTCCGCCTCTCCCCGCGGTCGTCGCCGGCCACCCACGGCTCTGGCTCAATCAATCCGATCTCCCGCGCCTCCGCTCCTGGGCCACGCCGTCCAACACCCTCTATCAACAAGGCCTGCGATCCATGCTCTCGCTCGCCCTGCACGCCTACGACCTTTGTTTTCCCAACGCCCAGCTCGCCAGCCCATATCCCGATTCGGGCGATATCAACGGCTACTCCGGCGCCAATATCACGCCGAGCGACATGATCAGCGAACAACACGCACTCACCCTCGCGTTCTTCGGCCTCGTCGATCCCGACCCGGCCGCGCGCCTCGTTTACGCGCAAAAAGCCCGTGCCCTGTTCATGTATGTCATCAACGAAGCCGCGAAAGGCCACCTCAAGGGCGCACCCTTCCGCGATCCCATCTTCTCCATCTACAATCGCGGCAACTCCAGTGGCGAATGCTGGCCGCTCCTCGCCGACTGGCTCCAGGGCGTCACCGATGCCAACGGCCAGCCCGTCGCCATCCTCACTCCCCAGGACAAAGCCACCATTCGCAGCGTTTTCCTCCTCTGGGCCGACGACTGCCTCAACGCCTATACAACCGGCGGCGATCACCCCGCGCCCATCGGCGTCACGAATAACGTCGCGCTCCTTCCGGGCGGCAACGCCATGCGCATCGCGGCCAACAACTACTATCTCAACCACGCCCGCCTCATCACCATGATGCCGCTCGCACTCGATGCCGCGGATGATCCCGCGGTAGACTCCGCGGTCCCCGCCTCGGTCCGCGGCAACACCCTGCGCAGTTACCTCCTCAACGCCACCGGCGCCTGGCTCTATCAACAATTCGCGATGTTCGGCGATCCCGCCGACGTGCGCGCCGCCTATCAACTCCCCGCCTCCGCCAGCGTCGGCCTCGCCTCGGGCGGCACCGCCGTCGAAGGCGGCCTCTACGGACACTCCATCGGCTATATACAAGGCCAGCTCCTCGCGCTGCAAACCGCCGGCGCCACCGATCCCGCCGTGTTCGGTCCGCAGATCAGTCTTCTCAACTCCCCCGTGTGGGATCGCTATGTGCACGGCTTGTTCGCCACCATGGTGCCCCAGCAACAGGTCAATCCCGTGCAAAGTTATCTCGGGCCGATTTATGAAATCGCCAGCATCGGCGACCTCATCCGGCTCTGGGTGACGCCCGACGTCATGACGACCTATTCCCTGCTCGCCCTCACGGAACAGAAGCAGGGCCGCACCGATCACCTCGCCGCCGCCCGTTGGATCGCGCTCAACGCCGTCGAAGGCGGCAGCGCCGGCCTGCTCAACCGCATTCAGCGGCCCTACAACACCATCGAGTCCATTCTCTATTTCATGCTCTTCGATCCCACGGATCCGACCGCCCTCCATCCGGCCGACCCGCGGCTCGCCTACGGCGCGAATTTCTACGACCCCGGCATGGGCCGCCTGCTCGCGCGCACCGACTGGTCGCCCAACGCCACGCTCTTCGATTTCCGCAGCGGCTGGCTCTCCATTAACCATCAGAATTGCGACGGCGGCCAAATCGAGTTCTACCGCCACGGCGAATGGCTCACCAAGGAGCTCTCCAACTACGACAACTACGGCAACGGCCAGTCCACCATCTGGCATAATACCCTCGCGCTGCAAAACTGGTCCTCCTCCGCGACGCCGTTCATGCAATGGTTCGAACAGCCCTACTGGAACAACGGCTCGCAATGGAACAACCACCAGTCCGCCGGCGATCCCGTCACCCTCGCCAGCAGTGGCCCAGGCTACGCCGCCGCGCAGACCGACCTCACGAATCTCTATAATCACCCGTCGTCCAATCCAGCCGGCAACTTCACCGACATCCAGCACGCCAGCCGCTCGGTCGTCTGGCTTCAGCCCGATTGCATCGTGATCTACGACCGCGCCACGTCGTTGCACGCCGGCCTGTTCAAACGCTTCAATCTCTCGCTGACGGCCGCGCCGTTCATCGATCAAGCGCAGCGTCAGGCCTCGGTCATCACGCCTCACGGGCAGCACCTCTTCGTGCAGACGTTGCTCCCCGCCAACGCCACGCTCACCTACGTCCCCGAAGGCGGCACGCTCACCAACATCGCCCAACTTGAACCGTGCAACGGCCGCCTCGTCGTCGAAGACACCACCCGTCCCACCGACGTCCGCTTCCTCCACGTATTGCAAGGCGCCGACGCCGCGGTCACGTCACCCACCGCCGCCAGCATGGTGCAAAGCACCGCCGGCACGGCCTGCACCGGCGCAATCGTCGGCGCCAGCGTGGTGATGTTTCCCGTTAACCTCGGCGGCGCCAACGTCGGCACAAGTTACAGCGTTCCCGCGACCGTGACGAAACACTACGTCACCGGCCTCGTGCCCGGTGGTTCCTACTCGGTCGTCGCGGATAGTGATGGCGTCACCGCGCAGGTCGCCCTCACGCCCGGCGGCCCGCTCACCGCCGATTCCGCCGGTGTGCTCTGCTTCGACCTTGCGAGCGTCATGAACTGA
- a CDS encoding RNA polymerase sigma factor gives MPERESPAGDAAFASTQWSIVLASRPDATDRPAALQSLCSAYWLPVYSYLRRRNFSPADAEDLTQGFFAYVIESDFLTRPDPARGRFRGYLVGALKHFLGQHFERALAQKRGGRVRFVDWSTLDAEREFAAADQPQLDPSEAYEKTWALTLLHRALQQLEAEQIAAGRQRVFTVLRAFLSATPTRGDYDAAALALGTSRTNVAVWVHRLNHRYAELVKLEVAATVRSPDDIAAEMQHLLQALRR, from the coding sequence ATGCCCGAGCGCGAGTCTCCCGCTGGTGACGCCGCCTTCGCTTCCACCCAATGGAGCATCGTTCTCGCGTCGCGCCCCGACGCCACCGACCGGCCCGCTGCGCTGCAATCCCTCTGTTCCGCGTATTGGCTGCCTGTCTACAGCTATCTGCGCCGCCGCAACTTTTCGCCTGCCGATGCGGAAGATCTCACGCAGGGCTTTTTCGCCTACGTGATCGAGAGCGATTTTCTCACCCGACCCGACCCCGCCCGCGGTCGCTTTCGCGGCTACCTCGTCGGCGCGCTGAAACACTTCCTCGGCCAGCACTTCGAACGCGCCCTCGCGCAAAAACGCGGCGGCCGCGTCCGTTTTGTGGATTGGTCCACGCTCGACGCCGAACGCGAATTTGCCGCCGCCGATCAACCGCAACTCGACCCCAGTGAAGCCTACGAGAAAACCTGGGCGCTCACGCTCCTGCACCGCGCGTTGCAACAACTCGAAGCCGAACAAATCGCCGCCGGCCGGCAACGCGTCTTCACTGTCCTGCGCGCCTTCCTCAGCGCGACGCCCACGCGGGGCGACTACGATGCCGCCGCCCTCGCCCTCGGCACCTCCCGCACCAACGTCGCCGTCTGGGTCCACCGCCTCAACCACCGCTACGCCGAACTCGTGAAACTCGAAGTCGCCGCCACCGTGCGCTCGCCCGACGACATCGCCGCCGAGATGCAACACCTCCTTCAGGCGCTGCGCCGCTAG